A section of the Streptomyces sp. NBC_00178 genome encodes:
- a CDS encoding IucA/IucC family protein, with product MPSTTTDRTPAPVLAHPPDADEAVGHTILNCLLREATAAEDRTLDGERLVVRLPHQGLLLGVGVRRRSLLGAHRFTGPVSAAGGPAGQVWETIGWQRLAELVHAELTLRTGVENDEFLGQVAAGHRAVSSALARRAARAAGAPAAPEADGRHPGVLLPGACAQATARPGPPPDRARGHSGGGDLPEASLAAYLASEQSLLLGHRHHPTPKAHGADPDTWTAYAPEEGARFPLRLLAVREGLVAEESAEAGGSAPLDRAGDAPPGYRLLPAHPWQYRLLGEHPLLRDALARGDVLDLGTAGSRVVPTASVRTVHDGHVFLKFSLDVRITNCVRKNAHYELTGAVALTRLLEPVLADLSVRHPSAGVLREPAYRSLALPGAGGPPDRALLEGLGVIVREGLGRHTPAGTTPLLAAAMADEYPLGPGRVSELLAGAGPGEAARWWRRYTELLMPPVLTAFFRHGVVLEPHLQNVVVCVDGAGVPARVLFRDLEGTKLLASHHASALDALPREVAGPLTYDQERGWDRVAYCLFVNHLAEILAAVADLHPAAEPALWQQVRATLTRSADALGGPAELRRLLAGAPLPAKANLLTRWSRSADRDAGYVRLSSPFAPSPAGRPRSH from the coding sequence ATGCCCAGCACCACCACGGACCGCACCCCTGCCCCCGTACTCGCGCACCCGCCGGACGCCGACGAAGCCGTCGGGCACACCATCCTCAACTGCCTGCTGCGCGAGGCGACCGCGGCGGAGGACCGCACCCTCGACGGTGAGCGGCTGGTCGTGCGCCTTCCGCACCAGGGCCTCCTGCTGGGCGTCGGCGTGCGCCGCCGCTCGCTGCTGGGCGCCCACCGCTTCACCGGCCCCGTCAGCGCCGCCGGCGGACCGGCCGGCCAGGTGTGGGAGACGATCGGCTGGCAGCGGCTCGCCGAACTGGTGCATGCCGAACTCACCCTGCGCACCGGTGTGGAGAACGACGAGTTCCTGGGCCAGGTGGCAGCCGGCCACCGCGCCGTCTCCAGCGCCCTCGCCCGCAGAGCGGCCCGTGCCGCGGGCGCGCCCGCGGCCCCGGAAGCCGACGGGCGCCACCCCGGAGTGCTCCTCCCCGGGGCCTGCGCACAGGCGACGGCGCGGCCCGGACCACCTCCTGACCGGGCGCGCGGTCACTCCGGCGGCGGGGACCTGCCGGAGGCGTCGCTCGCCGCGTATCTGGCGTCCGAGCAGTCACTGCTGCTCGGCCATCGCCACCACCCCACCCCCAAGGCGCACGGCGCCGACCCGGACACCTGGACCGCCTACGCCCCCGAGGAAGGAGCCCGCTTCCCGCTGCGGCTGCTCGCCGTCCGCGAGGGGCTCGTCGCCGAGGAGAGCGCCGAGGCCGGGGGATCGGCCCCCCTCGACCGGGCCGGGGACGCGCCGCCCGGCTACCGGCTGCTGCCCGCGCACCCCTGGCAGTACCGGCTGCTCGGGGAGCACCCCCTTCTGCGGGACGCCCTCGCCCGCGGGGACGTGCTCGACCTGGGCACGGCGGGGAGCCGGGTGGTGCCCACCGCATCCGTGCGCACGGTCCACGACGGGCACGTCTTCCTGAAGTTCAGCCTGGACGTGCGCATCACCAACTGCGTGCGCAAGAACGCCCATTACGAACTCACCGGCGCCGTCGCCCTGACCCGGCTGCTCGAACCCGTGCTCGCCGATCTGTCCGTACGCCATCCCTCGGCCGGCGTGCTCCGGGAGCCCGCCTACCGGTCCCTGGCCCTGCCCGGAGCCGGCGGGCCTCCCGACCGCGCGCTGCTCGAAGGCCTCGGCGTCATCGTCAGGGAGGGCCTCGGCCGCCACACCCCCGCGGGCACGACCCCGCTGCTGGCCGCCGCGATGGCCGACGAGTACCCACTCGGCCCGGGAAGGGTCTCCGAACTGCTCGCGGGGGCGGGACCGGGCGAGGCCGCACGCTGGTGGCGCCGCTACACGGAGCTGCTGATGCCGCCGGTCCTGACCGCGTTCTTCCGGCACGGTGTGGTCCTCGAACCCCACCTGCAGAACGTCGTGGTGTGCGTGGACGGTGCCGGTGTCCCCGCGCGGGTGCTGTTCCGCGACCTCGAAGGCACCAAACTCCTGGCCTCGCACCACGCCTCCGCACTCGACGCGCTCCCGCGCGAGGTCGCCGGCCCGCTGACCTACGACCAGGAACGCGGCTGGGACAGGGTCGCCTACTGCCTGTTCGTGAACCACCTCGCGGAGATCCTCGCCGCCGTGGCCGACCTCCATCCCGCGGCCGAACCCGCCCTCTGGCAGCAGGTGCGCGCCACCCTGACGCGGAGCGCCGACGCCCTGGGCGGACCGGCGGAACTGCGCCGGCTGCTCGCCGGGGCGCCGCTGCCCGCCAAGGCCAACCTGCTCACCCGGTGGAGCCGCTCGGCGGACCGCGACGCCGGGTACGTCCGCCTGAGCTCCCCGTTCGCCCCGAGCCCGGCCGGCCGGCCCCGCTCCCACTGA
- a CDS encoding type III PLP-dependent enzyme translates to MPPSLLTEAVRAEVLRLAPGELPCYVHDLRSLRAHAAAVREALPPAVELYYAAKANPAPQVLTALTPWTDGFEVSSGGELAHVRATVPGRPLAFSGPGKTPAELAAALDAGVERVHAESLHEVRMLMALAAKGHMPGRRPVRVLLRIDPPVPDGVLAGSALTMGGRPAPFGMAPGDAAEALRLLTGTDRTAIEPVGVHAHLASGLPADALLRVAGAVVDAARELFRGHGVRLDEVTVGGGMAVDYTRPAERFDWAAYGAGLGALARLHPGTRLRVEPGRALTAYCGWYVTEVLDVKRSHGEDVAVVRGGTHHFRTPAAKGHDQPAEVVPVGTWPHPWPRPVATGDRVTVAGQLCTPKDVLSRGLTARGLRAGDRVAFALAGAYAWNISHRDFLMHPPPVFRFLGAAGTEAPPEC, encoded by the coding sequence GTGCCCCCTTCCCTGCTCACCGAGGCCGTGCGGGCCGAGGTGCTGAGGCTCGCGCCCGGCGAACTCCCCTGTTACGTACACGATCTGCGGTCGCTCCGCGCTCATGCGGCCGCCGTGCGGGAAGCCCTCCCGCCGGCGGTGGAGCTGTACTACGCGGCGAAGGCCAACCCCGCACCTCAGGTCCTCACCGCCCTCACCCCGTGGACCGACGGCTTCGAGGTGTCCTCGGGCGGCGAACTCGCCCATGTCCGGGCCACCGTGCCGGGACGGCCGCTGGCGTTCTCCGGGCCCGGCAAGACCCCCGCTGAACTCGCGGCCGCCCTGGACGCCGGAGTGGAGCGGGTGCACGCCGAAAGCCTGCACGAGGTGCGGATGCTCATGGCCCTCGCCGCCAAGGGCCACATGCCGGGCCGGAGGCCGGTCCGGGTGCTGCTGCGCATCGATCCGCCCGTGCCCGACGGGGTGCTGGCGGGCAGCGCCCTCACGATGGGCGGCCGTCCCGCGCCCTTCGGCATGGCGCCGGGTGACGCGGCGGAGGCCCTGCGCCTGCTCACCGGAACGGACCGCACGGCGATCGAACCCGTGGGTGTGCACGCGCACCTCGCCAGTGGCCTGCCCGCGGACGCGCTGCTGCGCGTGGCCGGGGCCGTCGTCGACGCGGCTCGCGAACTGTTCCGCGGACACGGAGTGCGGCTGGACGAGGTCACGGTGGGAGGCGGCATGGCCGTGGACTACACCCGGCCCGCCGAGCGGTTCGACTGGGCCGCCTACGGTGCGGGGCTGGGCGCCCTGGCCCGCCTCCACCCGGGGACACGCCTGCGCGTCGAGCCCGGACGGGCCCTCACGGCGTACTGCGGGTGGTACGTGACCGAGGTGCTGGACGTGAAGCGCAGCCACGGCGAGGACGTCGCGGTGGTCCGCGGCGGCACGCACCACTTCCGGACGCCCGCGGCGAAGGGGCACGACCAGCCCGCCGAGGTGGTGCCGGTCGGCACCTGGCCCCACCCGTGGCCCCGCCCGGTGGCGACGGGCGATCGCGTGACGGTCGCCGGGCAGCTCTGTACGCCGAAGGACGTGCTTTCCCGGGGCCTGACGGCGCGCGGGCTGCGGGCGGGGGACCGGGTGGCCTTCGCCCTCGCGGGGGCGTACGCCTGGAACATCTCCCACCGTGACTTCCTGATGCACCCGCCGCCGGTCTTCCGCTTCCTCGGCGCGGCGGGGACGGAAGCACCTCCGGAGTGCTAA
- a CDS encoding DUF2470 domain-containing protein, with the protein MTVAPARTAELSHAERIRSVVAAATSLGLTTAGASYDLVAMHVVDDRRLVLRVPDDTPLAVEMVCAPHGKLGALAEFTDVSPVRACDRIRARVMLSGELTPSGTRQDNVMILTLDLARAGIRRNGRVDHVHPDEVFAAGPDALALEEAAMLGHLDDDHHDVVTRLARLAAPEVRRGVVDVRPYALDRYGFTLRYEYAQGHRDARLLFPVPVRDASEVGVQVEALLLRARHRRGGATHL; encoded by the coding sequence ATGACCGTCGCCCCTGCCCGTACCGCGGAGCTCTCGCACGCCGAGCGGATCCGCTCCGTCGTCGCGGCCGCCACCTCGCTCGGCCTGACCACCGCCGGCGCGTCCTACGACCTCGTCGCCATGCACGTGGTCGACGACAGGCGGCTCGTGCTCCGCGTGCCCGACGACACCCCACTCGCCGTGGAGATGGTGTGCGCACCGCACGGGAAGCTGGGCGCGCTGGCCGAGTTCACGGACGTCTCGCCCGTCCGGGCCTGTGACCGGATCCGTGCCCGGGTCATGCTGTCGGGCGAACTCACCCCCTCCGGCACCCGGCAGGACAACGTCATGATCCTGACCCTGGACCTCGCGCGGGCCGGCATCCGGCGGAACGGCCGGGTGGACCACGTGCACCCCGACGAGGTGTTCGCCGCCGGCCCGGACGCGCTCGCCCTGGAGGAGGCGGCCATGCTCGGCCACCTGGACGACGACCACCACGACGTCGTCACCCGGCTCGCCCGGCTGGCCGCCCCCGAGGTCCGCAGAGGGGTGGTCGACGTGCGCCCCTACGCCCTGGACCGCTACGGCTTCACCCTCCGCTACGAGTACGCCCAGGGGCACCGCGACGCGCGCCTGCTCTTCCCGGTCCCGGTCCGCGACGCCTCGGAGGTCGGGGTGCAGGTGGAGGCCCTGCTCCTCCGGGCTCGGCACCGCAGGGGCGGCGCCACCCACCTGTGA
- a CDS encoding cell filamentation protein Fic, with amino-acid sequence MSQLAPYALDWHEVDPALHPFDSSSVEEVVHVLGPAGRVPVRPRVPFADAVMTAWTRDKAQPWADAMSRALVLHYGRWVAGWRWSNDEGDVGGGPVSHWCCPRDSVSTPDETLDRVVAAVTEWRDWLESLAGRFEAYPLVLADVEDQRILWECAARNLIIQVTDRTGCGSGWYGHCRQVLTWFLTHWGVAPDVAGELVDKAIGGRFLSWTGPDTALVTDVAERLSLSLRSDDGERPTARRPDHLREWLTVRGTVPWPAAPDTRTDGPAPPSRDGAAEDIRTFDAAVDPARADGMLAALALVRADAARGATLDFELLRAWQRRVLATPEPPPFRTLPAFAKGGRERYGIDAGTRDRLDACLAGSTADGGRPLPLAARAARAFLDVCFFHPFDDGNARAAFLTLVFVLAREGAAVESVRLFRAFTFRADDPQDAVYLAGVLDRQLPESRRTSAPAGA; translated from the coding sequence ATGTCCCAACTGGCCCCCTACGCGCTCGACTGGCACGAGGTGGATCCGGCCCTCCACCCCTTCGACAGCTCATCGGTGGAAGAGGTGGTGCACGTACTCGGCCCGGCCGGGCGCGTTCCCGTACGCCCTCGTGTCCCTTTCGCCGACGCGGTGATGACGGCCTGGACCCGGGACAAGGCCCAGCCCTGGGCCGACGCCATGTCCCGGGCACTCGTCCTGCACTACGGCCGCTGGGTGGCGGGGTGGCGCTGGTCGAACGACGAAGGCGACGTCGGTGGGGGGCCGGTCTCGCACTGGTGCTGCCCGCGGGACTCCGTCAGCACCCCGGACGAGACGCTGGACCGTGTCGTCGCGGCCGTGACCGAGTGGCGCGACTGGCTGGAGAGTCTCGCGGGGCGGTTCGAGGCGTATCCCCTGGTCCTGGCCGACGTCGAGGACCAGCGGATCCTGTGGGAGTGCGCCGCCCGAAACCTCATCATCCAGGTCACCGACCGCACCGGCTGCGGCAGCGGCTGGTACGGACACTGCCGTCAGGTGCTGACCTGGTTCCTCACCCACTGGGGTGTCGCACCCGATGTCGCTGGGGAACTGGTCGACAAGGCGATCGGAGGACGATTCCTGAGCTGGACCGGCCCTGACACGGCGTTGGTCACGGACGTCGCGGAGCGGCTCTCCCTGTCTCTGCGGTCCGATGACGGCGAGCGGCCGACCGCGCGCCGGCCGGACCATCTGCGGGAGTGGCTCACGGTGCGTGGCACCGTGCCGTGGCCGGCGGCACCGGACACCCGCACGGACGGCCCCGCCCCTCCGTCCCGGGACGGCGCAGCCGAGGACATACGGACCTTCGACGCCGCCGTGGACCCCGCGCGCGCGGACGGCATGCTCGCGGCGCTGGCCCTGGTGCGGGCCGACGCGGCGAGGGGCGCCACCCTCGACTTCGAGCTCCTTCGCGCCTGGCAGCGACGCGTGCTCGCCACACCCGAGCCGCCCCCGTTCCGCACCCTTCCCGCTTTCGCCAAGGGGGGCCGGGAGCGGTACGGCATCGACGCCGGCACCCGGGACCGTCTGGACGCCTGTCTCGCCGGGAGCACGGCGGACGGCGGACGTCCACTTCCCTTGGCCGCCCGCGCGGCGCGGGCCTTCCTCGACGTCTGCTTCTTCCATCCCTTCGACGACGGAAACGCCCGGGCCGCGTTCCTCACGCTCGTCTTCGTACTCGCGCGCGAGGGCGCGGCAGTCGAGTCGGTGCGCCTGTTCCGGGCCTTCACGTTCCGGGCCGATGACCCACAGGACGCCGTGTATCTGGCAGGTGTGCTGGACCGCCAGCTGCCGGAGAGCCGGCGCACGTCCGCCCCGGCCGGCGCCTGA
- a CDS encoding FadR/GntR family transcriptional regulator, with the protein MQPSASSPSARSGRPAAPAQRGLLTERIARELEHDIRSGDIPVGTKLPSERELAGQFGASRNVVREVLRRLEAQHLIEVAPGRGSFVREQSPGQARGYDALYRAGRPTVRQLIEARLPLEVETVRLATERATDEDIQAMRSARDALASASDVVVKARADMAFHDAIAEASGNPVLRIMLSSISGMMFEMMLRSNSDPSIGEPGVPHHPEIFEAIEARDTELACTRMREHLMLGLRTYGKDLDVQVDVMARNHIEALLDETGGSRYGGARAGE; encoded by the coding sequence ATGCAGCCGTCCGCCTCATCACCCTCCGCGCGGTCGGGCCGCCCGGCCGCCCCCGCCCAGCGCGGGCTCCTGACGGAACGGATCGCGCGGGAACTCGAGCACGACATCCGCTCCGGTGACATCCCCGTGGGGACGAAGCTGCCCTCGGAGCGCGAGCTCGCCGGACAGTTCGGCGCCAGCAGGAACGTCGTCCGTGAGGTGCTGAGGCGACTGGAGGCGCAGCACCTGATCGAGGTCGCGCCGGGACGCGGGTCGTTCGTGCGCGAGCAGAGCCCGGGGCAGGCCAGGGGCTACGACGCGCTGTACAGGGCCGGCCGGCCGACCGTCCGCCAACTGATCGAGGCGCGGCTGCCGCTGGAGGTCGAGACGGTCCGCCTGGCGACCGAGCGCGCCACGGACGAGGACATCCAGGCCATGAGGTCCGCGCGGGACGCCCTGGCGTCGGCGAGCGACGTGGTCGTGAAGGCCAGGGCCGACATGGCGTTCCACGACGCGATCGCGGAGGCGAGCGGGAACCCGGTCCTGAGGATCATGCTCTCGTCCATCAGCGGGATGATGTTCGAGATGATGCTCCGCTCCAACTCCGATCCGTCGATCGGCGAGCCCGGAGTGCCGCATCACCCCGAGATCTTCGAGGCGATCGAGGCCCGCGACACGGAGCTGGCCTGCACACGCATGCGGGAGCACCTCATGCTCGGGCTGCGGACGTACGGGAAGGACCTCGACGTCCAGGTCGACGTCATGGCGCGCAACCACATCGAGGCGCTGCTGGACGAGACCGGCGGCAGCCGTTACGGCGGCGCCAGGGCGGGCGAATAG
- a CDS encoding ABC transporter substrate-binding protein, translating to MSTSSQLLSRRSFGRLAAAVAGAAGTGALGACTSRGGTPPAGTPLRIMAINHVWSQAIRRRTKEFEERIGRRVSMTLLTADQLASSYNVKLNASGTDVDVMMVRALQEQLLFAHNGWLADLSDRVAQDDAFAWPDFQKAPREASVTAGKVLSVPVVTERPALYYRKDLLEDFGGPPRTLEALMSTARELADAKKGFYGFVGRGQRSGAVSQWSSFLYSHGGDFVVRGRSGIGTPEALAAYEYYGRLLATTGPPGATNMSLEQAMPIFAQGKAALYVDADAIYSSFLDPEVSAVRETVGFAPFPAGPAGARPHNIPSWSLGISTYSLLRDDAWEFIRWAAGPEMTAALQKDGIPGARSSVWSDPDSLASFPPDLAEAMRLNAARGVGHDRPRVLQVGRARDIVGRPLVAGILGDDVRPVARDADAEFADFLVRDNRHKES from the coding sequence ATGTCCACGAGCAGTCAGCTCCTCAGCCGGCGCTCCTTCGGCAGGCTGGCGGCGGCAGTCGCGGGAGCCGCCGGGACGGGGGCGCTCGGTGCGTGCACGAGCCGGGGCGGGACGCCCCCGGCCGGCACACCGTTGCGGATCATGGCGATCAACCACGTCTGGTCCCAGGCGATCCGCCGGCGGACGAAGGAGTTCGAGGAGCGCATCGGGCGACGCGTCTCCATGACGCTGCTCACCGCCGACCAACTGGCGAGCAGTTACAACGTGAAGCTCAACGCGTCGGGCACCGACGTGGACGTCATGATGGTCAGGGCGCTGCAGGAGCAACTGCTCTTCGCCCACAACGGCTGGCTGGCCGACCTGAGCGACCGCGTCGCCCAGGACGACGCGTTCGCCTGGCCGGACTTCCAGAAGGCCCCGCGCGAGGCATCCGTGACGGCCGGCAAGGTCCTCAGCGTCCCGGTCGTGACCGAGCGCCCCGCGCTGTACTACCGCAAGGACCTGTTGGAGGACTTCGGCGGCCCGCCACGCACCCTCGAGGCGCTGATGTCGACCGCCCGGGAGCTCGCCGACGCGAAGAAGGGCTTCTACGGGTTCGTCGGCCGGGGGCAGCGCAGCGGCGCCGTGTCCCAGTGGTCGAGCTTCCTCTACTCGCACGGCGGCGACTTCGTCGTGCGCGGCAGGTCGGGCATCGGGACCCCGGAGGCCCTCGCCGCCTACGAGTACTACGGCCGGCTCCTGGCCACGACCGGACCGCCGGGCGCCACCAACATGAGCCTCGAACAGGCCATGCCGATCTTCGCGCAGGGAAAGGCCGCGCTCTACGTCGACGCCGACGCGATCTACAGCAGCTTCCTCGACCCCGAGGTCTCGGCGGTCCGCGAGACCGTCGGCTTCGCCCCCTTCCCGGCCGGACCGGCCGGCGCCAGGCCGCACAACATCCCGTCCTGGAGCCTGGGGATCAGCACCTACTCCCTCCTGCGCGACGACGCCTGGGAGTTCATCAGGTGGGCGGCCGGCCCCGAGATGACCGCCGCCCTCCAGAAGGACGGGATACCGGGCGCCCGTTCCTCGGTGTGGTCCGACCCGGACTCCCTCGCGTCCTTCCCGCCCGATCTCGCCGAGGCCATGCGCCTCAACGCCGCGCGCGGCGTGGGCCACGACAGGCCCCGCGTCCTGCAGGTCGGCAGGGCCCGGGACATCGTCGGGCGCCCGCTCGTCGCGGGCATCCTCGGCGACGACGTACGGCCCGTCGCGCGGGACGCCGACGCGGAGTTCGCCGATTTCCTCGTCCGCGACAACCGCCACAAGGAGTCCTGA
- a CDS encoding carbohydrate ABC transporter permease, with the protein MSATEVSRARPAAAPGAGPARERRTRTFEQANRRLKWTMLTPALLFVGLMIVFPLAYTIDLSLTDAFGAVNAEKKHVGLRNFADALGDTRRFWPAARRTVVFTLGAVLLETALGLALAMLMRKPFRGMRWVRTVLIIPLLTTPVAIGILWLLILDPTNGIANHLLAGIGLPRQEFLGSVGQSLPTLMLIDVWQWTPMMTLLLLAGLTTLPEEPEEAARVDGANGWQRFRHVVLPMLGPALATALVLRAVDALKTFDILYATKGPGGGSDFEVETLNVYAYGLTFDYQEYGSAAAVLVLFTLFIVGVVVLLRRRGGRKTA; encoded by the coding sequence ATGTCCGCCACAGAGGTCTCCCGGGCCCGTCCCGCCGCCGCACCCGGCGCCGGTCCCGCCCGCGAGAGGCGAACCCGCACGTTCGAACAGGCCAACCGGCGGCTGAAGTGGACCATGCTCACCCCCGCGCTGCTCTTCGTCGGCCTGATGATCGTCTTCCCGCTCGCCTACACGATCGACCTCAGCCTGACCGACGCCTTCGGCGCGGTGAACGCGGAGAAGAAGCACGTCGGTCTCCGCAACTTCGCCGACGCGCTGGGCGACACCCGGAGGTTCTGGCCCGCCGCGCGGCGCACGGTGGTCTTCACGCTCGGCGCCGTGCTCCTGGAGACGGCGCTCGGCCTCGCCCTGGCCATGCTCATGCGCAAGCCGTTCCGGGGCATGCGATGGGTGCGTACGGTCCTGATCATCCCGCTGCTCACCACCCCGGTGGCGATCGGCATCCTCTGGCTGCTGATCCTCGACCCGACCAACGGCATCGCCAACCACCTCCTCGCCGGCATCGGGCTGCCGAGGCAGGAGTTCCTCGGCTCGGTCGGCCAGTCGCTGCCCACGCTCATGCTCATCGACGTGTGGCAGTGGACGCCCATGATGACCCTGCTGCTGCTCGCCGGGCTCACCACGCTGCCCGAGGAGCCGGAGGAGGCCGCCCGCGTCGACGGCGCGAACGGCTGGCAGCGCTTCCGGCACGTCGTCCTGCCGATGCTCGGTCCGGCCCTCGCCACCGCCCTGGTGCTGCGGGCCGTCGACGCGCTCAAGACCTTCGACATCCTCTACGCGACCAAGGGCCCGGGGGGCGGCTCGGACTTCGAGGTGGAGACCCTCAACGTCTACGCCTACGGGCTGACCTTCGACTACCAGGAGTACGGTTCGGCCGCCGCGGTCCTGGTCCTGTTCACCCTGTTCATCGTCGGCGTCGTGGTGCTGCTGCGCCGCCGGGGCGGAAGGAAGACCGCATGA
- a CDS encoding carbohydrate ABC transporter permease: MSATVTPAPLTARPAAPVPARVRRRAVRSWLRGAAITVVTVVFALPLVWMAAAAFKTNVQVTDPTVGLWFRPTLENFRSVLEAGQILRSMGNSLLVGAVSTVLAALIAVPAAWAVGRFTMHRTGSLILVARIVPAVSLLVPWYYLFAQMGLVGSYTVLILSQMFVSVPLIMWIMISFFAGLPVELEEAARTDGLSAFGAFRRIALPLAAPGTATASLLAFVFSWNNFMFALIFADDRTQTVPVTLFNYISYASTDWGGLMAATTLITLPVVLAAVLGQKYLVAGLTSGATKG; the protein is encoded by the coding sequence ATGAGCGCCACCGTCACCCCCGCGCCCCTCACCGCACGGCCGGCGGCGCCCGTCCCCGCCCGCGTGCGCCGGCGAGCGGTCCGGTCGTGGCTCCGGGGCGCGGCCATCACGGTCGTGACCGTCGTGTTCGCGCTGCCCCTGGTGTGGATGGCCGCCGCCGCGTTCAAGACGAACGTGCAGGTGACCGACCCGACCGTCGGCCTATGGTTCCGCCCCACCCTGGAGAACTTCCGCAGCGTCCTCGAAGCCGGCCAGATCCTGCGGTCGATGGGCAACTCCCTGCTGGTCGGGGCCGTCTCCACAGTCCTGGCGGCCCTCATCGCCGTACCTGCCGCCTGGGCGGTGGGACGGTTCACCATGCACCGGACGGGATCGCTCATCCTCGTCGCGCGCATCGTGCCGGCCGTATCGCTGCTCGTCCCCTGGTACTACCTGTTCGCGCAGATGGGGCTGGTCGGCTCCTACACCGTGCTGATCCTGAGCCAGATGTTCGTCTCCGTGCCGCTCATCATGTGGATCATGATCAGTTTCTTCGCGGGGCTGCCCGTCGAACTGGAGGAAGCCGCGCGGACCGACGGACTGAGCGCCTTCGGTGCCTTCCGACGCATCGCGCTGCCCCTTGCCGCCCCCGGGACCGCGACCGCGTCGCTCCTCGCCTTCGTCTTCAGCTGGAACAACTTCATGTTCGCGCTGATCTTCGCCGACGACCGCACGCAGACGGTCCCGGTGACCCTCTTCAACTACATCTCGTACGCGAGCACCGACTGGGGCGGCCTGATGGCCGCCACGACGCTCATCACCCTCCCCGTCGTCCTGGCCGCCGTCCTCGGACAGAAGTACCTGGTGGCGGGCCTCACGTCGGGCGCCACCAAGGGCTGA
- the manD gene encoding D-mannonate dehydratase ManD → MKIVDAQVLVTNPGRNFVTLKLTTDEGLTGLGDATLNGRELAVVSYLQDHVVPLLAGLDPHRVEDTWQSLYRGAYWRRGPVTMAAIAAVDVALWDIKAKAAGLPLYQLLGGASRDRVATYGHANGRDIPELLDSVRARLAEGYPAVRVQSGIPGLKAVYGVSSTDDHGSPVLHQQARPLVEDWDTEAYLRHTPTVFEAVRAEFGPELPLLHDAHHRLTPLQAARLGKDLEPYRLFWLEDCTPAENQEALRVVRRHTTTPLAIGEVFNTVYDYQTLITEQLIDYVRSAVTHFGGVSPLRKLFDFAAQYQIKSAVHGPEDISPVGMAAAVHLDLAVHNFGIQEYSGHTPLTDEVFRHAYTFTDGHLHPGQAPGIGVELDEELAAAHPYEAAYLPVNRLQDGTVHDW, encoded by the coding sequence ATGAAGATCGTCGACGCGCAGGTCCTGGTCACCAACCCCGGCCGCAACTTCGTCACCCTCAAGCTGACGACCGACGAAGGTCTCACCGGCCTCGGTGACGCCACGCTGAACGGCCGCGAACTCGCGGTGGTCAGCTACCTCCAGGACCACGTCGTCCCCCTCCTCGCGGGCCTCGACCCGCATCGCGTCGAGGACACCTGGCAGTCGCTCTACCGGGGCGCCTACTGGCGGCGCGGACCGGTGACGATGGCGGCGATCGCCGCGGTCGACGTCGCCCTGTGGGACATCAAGGCGAAGGCCGCGGGGCTCCCGCTCTACCAGTTGCTCGGCGGCGCCAGCCGCGACCGCGTGGCCACCTACGGGCACGCCAACGGCCGCGACATACCGGAACTCCTCGACTCGGTGCGGGCCCGCCTCGCCGAGGGATACCCGGCAGTGCGCGTCCAGTCCGGGATTCCCGGCCTGAAGGCGGTCTACGGCGTGTCGAGCACGGACGACCACGGCTCACCGGTCCTCCACCAGCAGGCCCGGCCGCTGGTGGAGGACTGGGACACCGAGGCCTACCTCCGCCACACGCCGACCGTGTTCGAGGCGGTGCGCGCCGAGTTCGGCCCCGAGCTTCCCCTTCTGCACGACGCACACCACCGGCTCACCCCGCTCCAGGCCGCCCGGCTCGGCAAGGACCTGGAACCGTACCGCCTCTTCTGGCTGGAGGACTGCACGCCCGCCGAGAACCAGGAGGCGCTGCGCGTCGTCCGCCGGCACACCACCACACCGCTCGCCATCGGCGAGGTCTTCAACACGGTGTACGACTACCAGACCCTCATCACCGAGCAGCTGATCGACTACGTGCGGTCCGCGGTCACGCACTTCGGCGGTGTCAGCCCGCTGCGCAAGCTCTTCGACTTCGCCGCGCAGTACCAGATCAAGAGCGCCGTCCACGGGCCGGAGGACATCTCACCGGTGGGCATGGCCGCCGCCGTGCATCTCGACCTGGCCGTGCACAACTTCGGCATCCAGGAGTACTCGGGCCACACCCCGCTCACCGATGAGGTGTTCCGCCACGCCTACACCTTCACCGACGGCCACCTCCACCCCGGCCAGGCGCCCGGCATCGGTGTGGAACTCGACGAGGAGCTCGCGGCCGCGCACCCCTACGAAGCGGCGTACCTCCCGGTCAACCGGCTCCAGGACGGGACGGTGCACGACTGGTGA